The window GTTCAGGCAGCGGAAACACCGCCTCGCCCTTGCCAAAATCGCGGTTGAAGCGCGCGGCAATGTCGCGCGACAGCTCCAGATGCTGCTTCTGGTCCTCACCCACCGGCACATGGGTTGCCTTGTAGACGAGGATGTCAGCCGCCTGCAGGACCGGATAGGTGAACAGGCCAACGCTCGCGCGCTCGGCATCCTTGCCCGCCTTGTCCTTGAACTGTGTCATGCGCTCCAGCCAGCCAAGCCGCGCCACGCAGTTGAAGATCCAGGCCAGCTCTGCGTGTTCACGCACAGACGACTGGGCAAAGACCGCGCTGCGCGACGGATCAACACCTGCGGCGAGATACGCCGCCGCCACATTGCGCACGGCATCGGGCAGGGCCGCCGGATCGTGCGGCATGGTCATGGCGTGCATGTCCACCACGCAGTAGAAACACGGCACACCGCGCTCCTGCAGCGCCACCCAGTTCTTCAGCGCCCCCAGATAATTGCCAAGATGCAGCGCGCCGGTCGGCTGCATGCCGGACAGGATACGCTCAGGGCCTTTGTAATCGGTGGGGGTGTCGCTCATGGATCAGGTGCTCGGATGTAAGGAGGCGAAGGAGCGCAGGGAAACCTGCAGAAGGCGCCGGTTTAGCGGCGCTGACAGCAAGGCTCAAGGCGCAGGCGCGGCGTTAATCGCCGCTATCGCCAGCAGGCAGGGATTTGCTGGAGCGCTGTGGCTTTAGCGCCTCGGCAAATTCCGATGGTCTGACGGCGCCAAGGGCCAGGCAGGCAATGGCGAAGAGGCCTGCGCCCGCGCCTGCCACCACAACAAGGCTGATCAGCGTGTGCAGGCTTGCGTCAAGCATGGGCGCGATACCTGCCACAGCAGGCGGCAGTGCGCGCGCCAGAACCCATACGGCGCCCGCCATGATGAGCGAGGCCAGCAGGAGGCGCGGCGCGGTACGCACCAGCCGGGAATCAATCAGAAGAAGACCTCTGGCCCGCAGGGTTATGGCCAGCAGGCCCGCATTCACCCATCCGGCGAGGCTGGAGGCAATGGCGAGCCCGACAAAGCCCAGCCCGCCAAAGAACAGCGTCATCGCAAACACGAAATTCACCGCTACGGCTGCCAGCGCGAAACGCATCGGGGTTTTTGTGTCTTCGCGGGCGAAAAAGCCCGGCGCCAATACCTTCACCAGCACAAAGGCGGGCAGGCCCAGCCCGGCGATTGCCAGCGCGATCGCGGTATTGGTGGTGTCCTGAGTGGTGAACTGGCCGCGCTGGTAGAGCCCCGCTGTGATCAGCTCCGGAATAGCGATGAAGGCAAAGGACGCTGGAAGGGTGAGCGCCAGCGCGATCTCGATGGAGCGGTTCATGGCAAAATGCCCGCCCTTCTCGTCGCCGGAGCGCACACGGCGGGTAAGGTTTGGCAACAGGGCGATGCCCATGGCGATCCCGATCATCCCCAGAGGCAGCTGGTATAGCCGCTCGGCATAGTTCAGCCAGGACCGCGCGCCTTCTTCCAGCGTGGCGATAGACGAGGTGACAACCAC is drawn from Glycocaulis alkaliphilus and contains these coding sequences:
- the murJ gene encoding murein biosynthesis integral membrane protein MurJ; this encodes MRLLRNLGVISILTLLSRIAGLAREILTAARLGAGPIADTFFQAMTIPNTFRRVLAEGAFNAAFVPLYARELEDKDRAEADRFASEALSFMATFTTALVIAFQIFAPWLAYIFFPGRIGDPDGMTLAVLLLQIMMPYLLAMVVTALISGGLNSNGRFAAAAGAPVLLNIAMIGVLLFDLGPPEELVIWLALSVTASGVMQVALLWTAAVRAKLHLRLLPPKLTPRVKRLIALGVPGALAASAMQVNVVVTSSIATLEEGARSWLNYAERLYQLPLGMIGIAMGIALLPNLTRRVRSGDEKGGHFAMNRSIEIALALTLPASFAFIAIPELITAGLYQRGQFTTQDTTNTAIALAIAGLGLPAFVLVKVLAPGFFAREDTKTPMRFALAAVAVNFVFAMTLFFGGLGFVGLAIASSLAGWVNAGLLAITLRARGLLLIDSRLVRTAPRLLLASLIMAGAVWVLARALPPAVAGIAPMLDASLHTLISLVVVAGAGAGLFAIACLALGAVRPSEFAEALKPQRSSKSLPAGDSGD
- the trpS gene encoding tryptophan--tRNA ligase; its protein translation is MSDTPTDYKGPERILSGMQPTGALHLGNYLGALKNWVALQERGVPCFYCVVDMHAMTMPHDPAALPDAVRNVAAAYLAAGVDPSRSAVFAQSSVREHAELAWIFNCVARLGWLERMTQFKDKAGKDAERASVGLFTYPVLQAADILVYKATHVPVGEDQKQHLELSRDIAARFNRDFGKGEAVFPLPEPVIMPDGARIMSLKDGTAKMSKSDASDNSRINLADDADTIARKIKKAKTDPEALPASTKELEGRPEAKNLVGIYAALTGTSSQAVLDAFGGQGFGVFKPRLAEVAVEFLSPISDTYARLLSDRAEIDRILTAGAEKARAVAEPVIAEARDLVGYWRG